One genomic region from Candidatus Nitrospira nitrificans encodes:
- a CDS encoding NAD(+)/NADH kinase, whose protein sequence is MKSKSIGILTKPKFPEVRDTLLGVAAWLRARSIDVLLDTTSATLLSEVGGIPKTQLAQKADVLLVLGGDGTILNAARLAAERSIPILGVNMGGLGFLTEVRLDNLYPSLERVFANDFTLDERLMLATHVHRHGETVARGIVLNDVVISKGTLARMIELHIAIDGQFVTNLRGDGLIIGTPTGSTAYSLSAGGPIMNPALQALILTPICPHTLTHRPLIVPGNVVIEVTLTSKDDGSMATLDGQVGVSITQGDTAVIQTSDYRTRLIRFPESHYYEVLREKLKWGHA, encoded by the coding sequence ATGAAAAGTAAAAGCATCGGGATCTTGACCAAGCCCAAGTTCCCCGAAGTAAGAGACACGTTGCTCGGTGTGGCTGCCTGGCTCCGTGCCCGTAGCATTGATGTCTTGCTCGACACAACCTCTGCAACGCTCTTGAGCGAGGTCGGAGGAATTCCCAAGACGCAACTGGCTCAGAAAGCCGATGTTCTCCTGGTGCTCGGAGGGGACGGAACCATTCTCAATGCCGCACGGCTCGCGGCAGAACGGAGCATTCCGATCCTGGGAGTCAATATGGGTGGCCTTGGCTTCTTGACGGAAGTCCGATTGGACAACCTCTATCCTTCCCTCGAACGGGTATTTGCCAACGATTTTACCCTTGATGAACGACTGATGCTGGCAACACACGTCCATCGGCATGGAGAAACCGTTGCGAGAGGCATCGTACTCAATGATGTCGTCATCAGCAAAGGCACCCTGGCTCGCATGATTGAACTCCACATCGCCATTGATGGCCAGTTCGTGACGAATCTACGAGGGGACGGCCTGATCATTGGAACCCCGACAGGCTCTACAGCGTACTCGCTCTCTGCCGGAGGACCTATCATGAACCCCGCTCTGCAGGCCCTCATTTTGACGCCGATCTGCCCACACACACTGACACATCGTCCGTTAATCGTACCAGGCAATGTCGTCATTGAAGTGACGTTGACAAGTAAAGATGACGGATCGATGGCTACACTCGATGGGCAGGTCGGCGTCTCCATCACACAAGGAGATACCGCGGTCATTCAGACTTCAGACTATCGAACCCGATTGATCAGGTTTCCGGAAAGCCACTACTATGAAGTGTTGCGGGAAAAACTGAAATGGGGGCATGCGTAA
- a CDS encoding ligand-binding sensor domain-containing protein, whose protein sequence is MRQGETRRIRAIMSAMLVCGGLLGTAGAESPETLDPLPVSEPSTTPGYSEQAAASVQALVIGGNGVLYAGSFGHGIFRTVDQGATWAPVGGGITDPFILSLASAKDGAVYAGTFRGGVFRSRDKGNSWQPVNAGLKRLEVKALLAVNHELFAGTGDGVYRLAGSEDHWTPVTSGLDDILVHALVRSADGTLFAGTSGQGIFRLSPRSTGWVRMRHGLKDHEGMIENFIRVLAIDQDQSILAGTFDGGVFRSVDGGLTWRPISRALPNDSIRGIVFSDQGVVVATGNGIFRTVDKGKQWIPVNKGLTNLAVQVLIGSGDKGLYAGTSSGVFRSDDGLSWTAVNQGLEAGMAPPPFLFR, encoded by the coding sequence ATGAGACAGGGAGAGACCCGGCGGATACGGGCCATCATGTCCGCGATGCTGGTCTGCGGTGGTCTTCTCGGTACGGCCGGTGCGGAAAGCCCCGAGACGCTCGATCCGCTGCCGGTATCAGAACCGTCGACGACACCGGGATATTCGGAACAAGCCGCAGCCAGCGTACAGGCCCTGGTGATAGGCGGCAATGGAGTTCTCTATGCCGGATCCTTCGGGCATGGGATTTTTCGCACCGTGGACCAAGGCGCGACATGGGCTCCCGTAGGCGGTGGCATCACCGATCCTTTTATCTTGAGTTTGGCCTCGGCGAAAGACGGAGCGGTCTATGCCGGTACGTTTCGTGGTGGCGTGTTTCGTTCGCGCGATAAGGGAAACAGCTGGCAGCCCGTCAATGCCGGGCTCAAACGGCTTGAAGTCAAAGCCTTACTGGCGGTAAACCACGAACTGTTTGCCGGTACCGGGGATGGCGTGTATCGCCTGGCCGGCTCCGAGGATCATTGGACACCCGTGACCTCGGGGTTGGATGATATTCTGGTCCACGCACTCGTTCGTTCAGCTGATGGAACCTTATTCGCCGGGACGTCCGGTCAAGGCATCTTTCGGTTGAGCCCTCGCTCTACCGGCTGGGTTCGTATGCGGCATGGGCTGAAGGATCACGAGGGAATGATCGAAAATTTCATTCGTGTTCTTGCCATCGATCAGGATCAAAGTATTTTGGCCGGCACGTTCGACGGCGGAGTCTTTCGGAGCGTCGACGGCGGACTTACGTGGCGACCGATCAGTCGAGCGCTCCCTAACGATTCTATCAGGGGCATTGTATTCAGTGATCAAGGCGTAGTCGTGGCAACCGGGAACGGGATTTTTAGGACGGTGGACAAGGGCAAGCAATGGATTCCGGTCAATAAGGGACTCACGAACCTTGCCGTGCAAGTGTTGATCGGGTCGGGTGACAAAGGGCTCTACGCGGGGACGAGCTCAGGGGTATTTCGCAGCGACGACGGCCTCAGCTGGACGGCCGTCAACCAGGGGTTGGAGGCGGGAATGGCACCTCCTCCGTTTCTCTTTCGCTAA
- a CDS encoding polyprenol monophosphomannose synthase produces the protein MPGSPSIAPPLDKDPMPFISFHHIGKDDGATPLRKLGTNEAYAVPNFELAEELIAHGANSARIAISPPESTESRPREYSQAAPGTPLIPTSPFEFKRSIVIVLPTYNERANLEALVRAISRYLVADIVVVDDNSPDGTGELADQLSCRYGHVHVLHRPNKEGLGPAYLAGFAWALQRNYHLIIEMDCDFSHAPWDLPRLVHRCHTADLVIGSRYVPGGGTENWNARRRFISRCGNTYVSLFLGSTIHDWTGGFRCYRRELLARMNLATVQAKGYIFQVELAWRAVQLGADVDELPIRFCDRIEGQSKLGWQSIVEALMEVPKMYLRA, from the coding sequence ATGCCCGGTAGCCCATCCATCGCTCCACCGCTCGATAAAGATCCCATGCCGTTCATATCCTTCCATCACATCGGCAAGGATGACGGGGCAACGCCTCTCCGGAAGCTGGGCACAAATGAGGCCTACGCCGTCCCGAACTTTGAACTCGCTGAGGAGCTGATTGCCCATGGCGCTAACAGCGCGCGCATTGCCATCAGCCCACCTGAGTCTACTGAAAGCCGGCCTCGAGAATATTCCCAAGCGGCGCCAGGTACACCACTCATCCCCACCTCACCATTCGAGTTCAAACGATCGATTGTCATCGTCCTCCCAACTTACAATGAACGCGCCAATCTTGAGGCGCTTGTTCGGGCGATCAGCCGATATCTCGTCGCTGATATCGTGGTCGTTGATGACAACTCCCCGGATGGGACCGGAGAGTTAGCCGATCAGCTCAGTTGTCGGTATGGGCATGTGCACGTCCTGCACCGGCCAAACAAAGAAGGACTTGGGCCAGCCTATCTCGCAGGATTTGCGTGGGCGCTGCAGCGGAATTACCATCTCATCATTGAAATGGATTGTGACTTCAGTCATGCGCCCTGGGATCTGCCCCGCTTGGTGCACCGCTGCCACACGGCCGACCTGGTGATCGGAAGCCGCTACGTGCCCGGGGGTGGGACCGAAAACTGGAATGCCCGCCGTCGTTTCATATCCCGCTGCGGGAATACCTATGTCAGCCTCTTCCTGGGCTCGACCATCCACGATTGGACAGGAGGATTCCGCTGCTATCGCCGCGAGCTCCTGGCACGGATGAACCTCGCCACCGTCCAAGCAAAAGGGTACATCTTTCAAGTAGAGCTGGCCTGGCGGGCTGTGCAACTGGGCGCGGATGTCGATGAATTACCCATCCGCTTTTGCGATCGCATTGAAGGCCAAAGCAAACTCGGCTGGCAGTCCATCGTCGAAGCGCTGATGGAAGTACCCAAAATGTATCTGCGGGCATAG
- the tsaB gene encoding tRNA (adenosine(37)-N6)-threonylcarbamoyltransferase complex dimerization subunit type 1 TsaB: MKVLAVETATTWQSVAILEDDRILATHEQEAGGVQGSLLLPAIDRLFTQAGLQLGDLDGLACSIGPGSFTGIRVGIATCLGLRAATGLPLALVPTLEAMARSLEAALVPVCPLLVSRRGEVYWAIFRRAGDGRLDRMVDEQVGTPEAFARSLTEPTVIFGDGWSSMESEIRAALPASVPVTVGPRDVFKPSALHVACMGLERLRRGEIAGKLVLPLYVQRTEAEIQYERSGGVSPVARRRQRVETKVAERLARGRRRSRLGEP; the protein is encoded by the coding sequence ATGAAAGTCCTCGCGGTGGAAACGGCTACGACGTGGCAGAGTGTCGCGATTCTGGAGGACGACCGTATCCTCGCCACGCATGAGCAAGAGGCTGGTGGTGTTCAAGGGTCTCTCCTCTTGCCGGCCATCGATCGACTATTCACTCAAGCCGGATTACAGCTGGGTGATCTCGATGGCCTTGCCTGTTCGATTGGGCCTGGTTCATTTACCGGCATTCGGGTAGGGATTGCAACATGCTTAGGACTTCGGGCGGCCACTGGTCTCCCGCTCGCGCTGGTGCCGACCCTGGAAGCCATGGCGAGGAGTCTTGAAGCGGCACTCGTTCCGGTCTGCCCGCTGTTGGTCAGTCGTCGTGGGGAAGTGTATTGGGCGATTTTCCGCCGGGCCGGGGATGGGCGATTAGATCGTATGGTCGATGAACAGGTTGGAACTCCGGAAGCCTTCGCGCGGAGTCTTACTGAACCCACGGTGATATTCGGTGACGGCTGGTCCTCGATGGAATCGGAGATTCGAGCGGCATTGCCTGCATCAGTCCCCGTGACGGTGGGACCACGGGATGTCTTCAAGCCATCGGCTCTTCATGTCGCGTGTATGGGGCTGGAACGTCTTCGCCGCGGTGAAATTGCCGGAAAACTGGTTCTGCCGCTGTATGTCCAGCGGACCGAGGCGGAAATCCAATACGAACGGTCAGGAGGGGTGTCACCCGTTGCGAGGCGCCGGCAGCGGGTGGAAACCAAGGTTGCCGAGCGATTGGCTCGGGGGCGCCGACGGTCGCGTCTGGGGGAGCCGTGA
- a CDS encoding peptidylprolyl isomerase, producing MADIGAKTQATIAVTSKGQSVGEIVLRFFPDVAPGHVNNFVKLSKDGFYNGTTFHRVIPGFMIQGGDPNSKNSDRSSHGMGGPGHKVKAEFNSTPHKRGIVSMARANDPDSAGSQFFICVADANFLDWQYTAFGEVVSGMDVADKIVNMKRDGRDNPLERAEMTVTISEG from the coding sequence ATGGCTGATATCGGCGCGAAGACACAGGCAACGATAGCCGTGACAAGTAAAGGGCAATCCGTGGGAGAAATCGTCCTTCGGTTTTTCCCCGATGTGGCGCCCGGTCACGTCAATAACTTTGTGAAGCTCTCCAAAGATGGGTTTTACAATGGGACGACGTTTCACCGTGTCATTCCCGGGTTCATGATTCAAGGAGGAGATCCGAACAGTAAGAATTCCGACCGTTCGTCCCATGGAATGGGTGGACCGGGTCATAAAGTAAAGGCGGAGTTCAACAGTACGCCACACAAGCGAGGTATCGTCTCGATGGCCCGCGCGAATGATCCAGATAGCGCCGGCTCGCAGTTCTTTATTTGCGTCGCTGACGCCAATTTCCTCGATTGGCAATACACGGCATTCGGCGAGGTGGTGAGCGGAATGGATGTGGCCGATAAGATCGTCAACATGAAGCGTGACGGGCGGGACAATCCTCTGGAGCGAGCCGAGATGACCGTCACGATCAGCGAAGGATGA
- a CDS encoding DUF465 domain-containing protein, with the protein MLTEDAIIEQLRHSNTEFRELEASHHRLDIELNELQKRHVLTPSEEIEKKRMQKEKLAKKDKLAELIRLYREHRLEPAR; encoded by the coding sequence ATGTTGACGGAAGATGCGATTATCGAACAGCTTCGCCACTCCAACACCGAATTCCGGGAGCTCGAAGCGTCCCACCATCGCCTGGACATTGAACTGAACGAGCTGCAGAAGCGCCATGTCTTGACCCCTTCGGAAGAAATCGAGAAAAAGCGGATGCAAAAGGAAAAATTGGCGAAGAAAGACAAGCTTGCAGAACTGATTCGTCTCTACCGCGAGCACAGGCTCGAGCCGGCGCGGTAG
- the rimI gene encoding ribosomal protein S18-alanine N-acetyltransferase has product MSEFQIVPATPDMLPDILALEEACFSSPWTRKMLEAELTNNQFAHFLVARKREVSVLPAEPMIIGYHCFWIVFEELRLMNLAVRESTRRRGVGGALVTEALRLGVEHAATRAVLEVRASNNPARSLYTRIGFVQIGCRPRYYTNPIEDALLMELHPLALLSGRRQDAIGGGSASTDSL; this is encoded by the coding sequence ATGTCCGAGTTTCAAATTGTCCCCGCGACACCGGATATGTTACCGGACATCCTCGCTCTGGAAGAGGCTTGCTTCTCATCCCCTTGGACGCGCAAAATGCTGGAGGCCGAGTTGACGAACAACCAGTTCGCGCATTTCCTTGTTGCGAGAAAACGAGAGGTGTCTGTCCTACCGGCCGAACCCATGATTATCGGGTACCATTGCTTCTGGATTGTCTTTGAAGAGTTGCGATTGATGAATCTGGCGGTGCGAGAGTCGACGCGGAGGAGAGGGGTCGGAGGAGCGTTGGTTACCGAAGCACTTCGCCTGGGAGTAGAACACGCGGCGACTCGGGCGGTCCTTGAAGTCAGAGCCTCGAACAATCCGGCGCGTTCCCTCTATACTCGTATCGGTTTTGTGCAGATCGGGTGTCGCCCTCGCTACTATACGAATCCCATCGAAGACGCCTTGTTGATGGAACTGCATCCGCTCGCGCTCTTGAGCGGCCGGCGGCAGGATGCCATAGGAGGTGGATCGGCTTCAACAGACTCACTTTAA
- a CDS encoding FAD-dependent oxidoreductase, translated as MSGTQTQVIIVAGAGPAGMAVASALSKAGHEIIILNRDIKFGGLAEYGIFPSKLKLRGGLKKQYWELLQQKNVHYFGNVSIGNGKDLTVEDVRGLGANAVVFTIGAQGTKAIGVEGDSAQGVFHAKDVVYHFNRLPGFGDRPFEMGKHVAVIGAGDVMVDIAHWLIRYKKVERVTAIVRRGPVERKYNPKEIRSICANMDLDGIKTEFERIKDRLAKVGQNPDEVLKAFTDEFTKCESKVSETKMGFRFLASPKRILVDSQNRVRGLEMEDNRLDPKGEDTVAAGLKQYYEFPCDSVVFAVGDKVDETVGLPYKNGMFTTNPTKTGNDPDDALFQAYDESEGKVMDGVFLAGWARKASEGLVGVAKRDGDWCAEVVERYLATKAKGGDVNIILDRLHARLKQRQSRPVDVNGLRALAAAEHACVEKSDCIGEFKFSVNQEMLEYIEERRV; from the coding sequence ATGAGCGGGACACAGACGCAAGTGATTATTGTGGCAGGAGCAGGACCGGCAGGGATGGCTGTCGCCAGCGCGCTCTCGAAAGCCGGCCACGAAATCATTATTCTCAATCGCGATATCAAATTCGGTGGATTGGCTGAATACGGGATCTTTCCCTCTAAGCTGAAACTCCGTGGCGGGCTCAAGAAACAGTACTGGGAACTTCTTCAGCAGAAGAACGTCCATTATTTCGGAAATGTCTCCATCGGGAACGGAAAAGACCTCACGGTCGAAGATGTGCGAGGGCTGGGTGCGAATGCGGTAGTTTTCACGATCGGTGCGCAGGGAACCAAGGCCATCGGTGTCGAGGGGGACTCAGCTCAGGGCGTGTTTCATGCCAAAGATGTGGTCTATCACTTCAATCGTTTACCCGGCTTCGGCGACCGTCCATTTGAAATGGGAAAACATGTTGCAGTAATTGGGGCGGGCGATGTGATGGTGGATATTGCCCACTGGTTGATCCGCTACAAGAAAGTTGAAAGGGTCACGGCCATCGTCAGGCGGGGACCCGTGGAACGTAAGTACAATCCAAAAGAGATTCGCAGTATCTGTGCCAACATGGATCTCGATGGGATCAAAACTGAGTTTGAACGCATCAAGGATCGCCTTGCTAAGGTCGGCCAGAATCCCGATGAGGTCTTGAAGGCATTCACGGACGAATTTACAAAATGTGAGTCGAAGGTATCCGAGACAAAGATGGGGTTCCGTTTCCTTGCGTCGCCGAAGCGTATCCTGGTTGACAGCCAGAATCGGGTGCGTGGACTTGAAATGGAAGATAACCGGCTTGACCCGAAGGGTGAGGATACCGTCGCGGCTGGATTGAAGCAGTATTATGAATTTCCCTGTGATTCTGTCGTGTTTGCGGTTGGCGACAAGGTGGATGAAACCGTCGGGCTGCCCTATAAGAACGGCATGTTTACCACGAACCCGACCAAGACCGGGAATGACCCCGATGATGCGCTCTTTCAAGCCTATGACGAATCAGAAGGCAAGGTGATGGACGGCGTGTTTTTGGCCGGTTGGGCACGGAAAGCCAGCGAGGGCCTCGTCGGCGTCGCCAAGCGTGACGGAGATTGGTGTGCGGAGGTGGTTGAGCGGTACCTAGCCACCAAGGCGAAGGGGGGAGACGTTAACATTATTCTGGATCGCTTGCATGCACGGTTGAAGCAACGTCAGAGTCGTCCGGTTGATGTGAATGGGTTACGGGCGCTGGCTGCGGCAGAACACGCATGCGTCGAGAAGTCCGATTGTATCGGGGAGTTCAAGTTTTCAGTCAACCAGGAGATGCTCGAGTATATTGAGGAGAGGAGAGTGTGA
- the tatC gene encoding twin-arginine translocase subunit TatC — protein sequence MEQAIHPLAAHIQAVKRRLLIIGATVLGALLLTFSFSAEMVAWLNRPFSNQLAFYGPTEALFASIKVSLLAALLLSLPVIFYQCWKFIEPALLPKEQRWAIPLFVVAGGLFALGLVFCNVVILPLVIDLFVSFGLDRDITPQLSVGTYIDFNVKFLLIFGCAFELPLAMTLAAMTGMASAHTFARYRKHAILICLIVSAVVTPDATLFTMLLMAVPLMVLYEIGILGARLFGRKPDSGGIDLPLDPDLPINTAGTRVR from the coding sequence ATGGAACAGGCCATCCATCCGCTTGCCGCCCACATCCAAGCCGTCAAGCGACGACTGCTCATCATCGGTGCGACGGTCTTGGGCGCGTTGCTGCTGACCTTCTCGTTTTCCGCCGAAATGGTGGCGTGGCTCAACCGACCCTTTTCAAACCAACTGGCGTTTTATGGCCCAACGGAGGCGCTGTTCGCGTCGATCAAGGTGTCGCTGTTGGCCGCCCTCCTCCTCAGTTTGCCGGTCATTTTCTATCAGTGTTGGAAGTTCATCGAGCCGGCGCTGTTACCGAAAGAGCAGCGTTGGGCGATCCCGCTGTTCGTGGTGGCCGGAGGGCTGTTCGCGTTGGGGCTGGTCTTCTGCAATGTGGTGATTTTGCCGCTCGTGATCGATCTGTTCGTGAGTTTTGGACTCGATCGTGATATCACTCCGCAGCTGAGTGTCGGCACCTACATTGATTTCAACGTGAAATTCCTGCTCATCTTCGGTTGTGCCTTTGAATTGCCGCTGGCGATGACGCTGGCGGCAATGACCGGGATGGCGTCGGCGCATACGTTCGCGCGCTACCGTAAACATGCCATTTTAATATGTCTCATCGTCTCCGCCGTCGTCACTCCGGATGCCACGCTCTTTACCATGCTTCTGATGGCGGTGCCCTTGATGGTGCTGTATGAGATCGGGATTCTCGGCGCCCGGCTATTCGGACGAAAACCGGACTCGGGAGGGATCGATTTGCCGCTTGACCCGGATCTGCCGATCAACACCGCGGGAACGAGGGTACGATGA
- the radA gene encoding DNA repair protein RadA, with protein MKSKIVFSCQTCGHQAPRWLGRCPDCGGWNTMKEERQAATGKGRPAAIKTAQSKATPIGEIEVVGEDRRFTGIGEFDRVLGGGVIPGAVILIGGDPGIGKTTLLLQALPRLATKESPVLYVSGEESPRQIKMRGQRLGIEHPHLLILAETSLEQILKTVQEIEPAAVVVDSIQTVYTEQITSAPGSISQVQEVAGQLMWFAKRAGVPVFIIGHVTKEGAIAGPRLLEHIVDTVLYFEGDKGHSYRILRAVKNRFGSTNEIGVFEMKDVGLEEVSNPSELFLAERPQRSTGSVVVSSLEGTRPILVELQALVSSTTYAMPKRMANGVEVNRVSLLLAVMEKRLGVHLSGQDVYVNVAGGMHIDEPAIDLGIVAAVTSSLREVPVEPGTLLLGEIGLGGEVRAVSQAELRIREAAKMGFKRCVLPERNLTKLDPIDGMELIGIQEVREALDVVLA; from the coding sequence TTGAAATCCAAGATTGTCTTTTCTTGCCAAACCTGTGGACATCAGGCGCCACGGTGGCTCGGCCGCTGTCCTGACTGCGGCGGCTGGAATACGATGAAAGAGGAGCGGCAAGCGGCGACTGGAAAGGGTCGTCCTGCCGCGATCAAGACAGCTCAGTCCAAGGCCACGCCCATCGGTGAAATCGAAGTCGTGGGAGAGGATCGTCGGTTCACCGGCATTGGTGAATTCGATCGAGTCCTGGGAGGCGGCGTAATTCCCGGTGCGGTCATCCTAATCGGAGGCGATCCTGGAATCGGGAAGACGACGCTGCTCTTACAGGCCTTGCCACGGTTGGCGACGAAGGAATCGCCGGTTCTCTACGTCTCCGGGGAAGAATCTCCCCGGCAGATCAAGATGCGTGGACAACGGTTGGGTATTGAACATCCCCATCTGTTGATTTTGGCCGAAACCTCCCTTGAACAAATCCTGAAAACGGTGCAGGAAATTGAGCCGGCCGCAGTGGTGGTCGATTCGATCCAAACGGTGTATACGGAACAAATTACCTCCGCCCCCGGCAGCATCAGTCAGGTTCAGGAAGTGGCGGGACAACTCATGTGGTTTGCCAAGCGGGCCGGCGTGCCGGTCTTCATCATCGGGCATGTCACGAAAGAGGGGGCGATTGCAGGGCCGCGGTTGCTGGAACATATCGTCGATACGGTGTTGTACTTTGAGGGAGATAAAGGGCACAGCTACCGGATTCTCCGCGCCGTGAAGAACCGTTTTGGGTCGACGAATGAAATCGGGGTGTTCGAAATGAAAGATGTGGGGCTCGAAGAGGTGAGTAACCCGTCCGAGTTGTTTCTGGCGGAACGTCCTCAACGAAGCACGGGATCGGTAGTGGTGTCGAGTCTCGAAGGGACGAGGCCGATACTGGTGGAACTGCAAGCGTTGGTGTCCTCAACGACCTATGCCATGCCCAAACGAATGGCGAACGGCGTGGAGGTCAATCGGGTGTCGCTGCTGCTGGCGGTTATGGAGAAACGGCTGGGGGTGCATCTTTCCGGACAGGATGTGTATGTGAACGTTGCGGGAGGGATGCATATCGACGAACCGGCGATCGACTTGGGGATCGTCGCCGCTGTCACATCGAGTCTCCGTGAGGTGCCTGTCGAGCCGGGGACATTGCTGTTGGGGGAGATCGGTTTGGGCGGAGAGGTACGTGCTGTCAGTCAGGCTGAATTGCGCATTCGCGAGGCCGCGAAGATGGGGTTTAAACGATGCGTGTTGCCTGAACGAAATTTGACGAAGCTCGATCCCATCGACGGTATGGAACTGATCGGTATTCAAGAAGTGCGAGAGGCGTTGGATGTGGTGTTGGCGTAG